The Acipenser ruthenus chromosome 15, fAciRut3.2 maternal haplotype, whole genome shotgun sequence genomic sequence AGGTGCGAACAAGGAGCGTGCCGGAAGCAAGGGCTGCAAAGCGAACAGCAGGAGAAGGGAGgttgaaattagttttgtttattttttcgcatggtaagaaatgttttttttttggttttgttgagCGTGGCATGACATAGTTGTTCTGTGCTATCAATGTGTTGTATTTGTCATTTTAAACGTATAAATAATAGTACACATAGTATAGGTACTGTTTGCAGAAATGAACACGACATAGACATTTTCGTtggtgtttgtttaatttaacatttaaattgatGAATGGTTGTACACGGACATGCAGTTGTAGGCGGTAGGCAACGTTGTGGTACTTGTGACAGATTGGCTATTACAATAAGGTTACGAACGGTGTTCAATTACACGAATTACATGCATCAAACTCCTCGTATTCATAGTAATTAGGTTCAtgcgatacaaaaaaaaagatgatgtcAGATTCTGATATCGATAGACATTTAAACAAACCATTATTGGAATATGCAGCCAATTCTGGACTTAAGTTATTTATAAATCGATACGTGGTACAATTATGTTTACAGATTTTGCTAAACGTATGGAGAAATACGAAGTTTTAGTTGTTTTTCTTAAATGCGGGTTTCAAGTTCCATTTTGCTTTACGTCAGCGGTGACCCCGATTAATAAAATGGATTATTATAAGTGTAAACACTGGGTTCGAGATCGAGGGGATTCTAATGCAGAACGTTGCATTGAAGCTCGTGTTACGGAAGCTAAAAACgacctttggggaatgtaaacaaactgcagTGCAAACAAGGTGTGCGTTGTGGTAAAGCGATGCAGATAAATTCTGTACATTCAAACGATTGTGATGCGCTGCAGCTGAACAGCGGACTTTACACGGTGTGATACCTGGGTACTGTGTAAATATACAGGGTGTCTTCCCCATCGAAGCTGATTTGAGTCTCGGTGCATTAGGAACAGATTTTCATCAATTGCTAAATTTGCAAAATCTATTAAAATGCAAGGGTGGGGaaagagtattattattagttagcAATAGGGGGGGATAAAAGTGACAAAAGCTTAGTAAACCCTCTCCCCCCCCCTATATTTTCTTCTCAGAGAAGAGCGATGAAGACCCGTGCCTCGTCCCCCCCTCTGCATGTCCACGTGGACGAGAGCACGCCTGTGCATGTTCACGTGAAGAAGAGCCAGAGGACTTCACCATCCAAGGCTGCTCAGGTCCGTATCCTCatctacagcagtggttctcaaactggggtatCCCTAAAACTCCCGGCCGTGGTGAGAGAAGGCTGTGGTCTCTCTTCACTGCAGTACAGTTTTTCTGGTGTGTAATTTGCCTTTTTCAGGTGGGAACCTCTGATCTACAGTATGGGGTGTATGATTCAGAACTGGAAACCTCAGTAAGGATGTAGTTACAGATGAGTCTTAGAATGGCATTGTCTCACGGAGTACCTCTCCAAGTTTCATTAAGCATCTGACCTTCTGATCTCCCTAATGTATGCGACATGTTGTATTTTAAGATGAAGATCCGGGAGGCAAAGCTGAAAAAAGAGACCGGGAATCTCCGAGTGACGGCCAAAGTAAAAACGCGAATCCCGTGGATCCCTCCCGGAAAGGCTTCTGTCCGGGATGCTGCCTACAACTGGGAGGTGGGTACTGTGCAGTCCAGTCTCTTTTAAAATGCAATGTTGTCATTTCATGCCCCAGCCTCCCAATGTGTTTGTAGAGAGATGCTTTTGAAAAAGCCCGGTGAAATCGCTAGGTGTTTAGATGCTTCCGATTTCAGAACCGGGTTGGCAcacagaccaggagtggaagggccggCTTTGGCCGCCCTTGCTTTCGTGCCTGGATTTCCGCAGCTCCGTGCTAACGTTGTTCTCGTGATGCCGTCCCTCAGGGGCCGACGCACCGCCTGGAGATCACGCCGGTGAATGACGATCCCGCTCCCTCGGCTCTCCGCCTGTCCGACCTCTCCACTGATGAGGAGGACGCCGTGCACGGGCGCATGCAGCAGTACGAGAAGAAGATCGACAGCCTGATGAACCAAGTGGGCAGCCTCAAGAGCCAGGTGAGCCGTGCACTGACTGCCAGAACGATGCCAGGGCTGGACAGAGAACCCCGGAGCGGAGCGGAGCCTCTCCTGCACCCCCGTTTGGCCTGTGCGGGTCCCGCAGGGTGGTAACGCTTTGCCTCTTGTGTGAAGGTGGAGCTGCGCAAGAAGGAGCAGCTGCTGGAGAAGCGAGGGGAGCAGCTGACAGCCTCGAAGCGCGTGAtcgaggagcaggaggaggagctgGCAGAGGTGGAGAGGGAGAACAGCATGCTGAGGCAGAGCATCGAGAagatgagagaggagacagactaCTCCAGGTACCGGACTCCACTGGTGTAAGAGAACCGTTGAGCgccacagggatggaaagaagactcccgttgcacagctgtttcacccattccaggttttactaggagcttgattagccacggtgtGTAGCTcacaagtgtgtcttattaaactcgtagcaaaaccaggaatggatcaaactgctatgcagtgggagcctCGTTTCCGTCTCTGTATTGAGAATATAGATCGGGACTACATTAGGTACACCATTAGAGGAAGTGCAGGATTTGCAAGATAGCTGATTGAATTGGATTCAGATACAAacctgatcaaatcaacccctaagtGAAGTTGTTgacggctctgtgtgtgtgtgtgtgtgtgtgtgtgtgtgtgtgtgtgtgtgtgttcccagGCTGGAGAAGGAGCACCTCCTGTATGAGAAGGACGCTCTTCTGAAGAAGCTGGTGGAAACCGAGATGGATGGAGCTGCAGCATCCAAGCAGGTCTCGGCGCTTCGGGAGACCATCGGCGCCCTGAAGAGCGTGAGTGCATCCCGACTGCGTTCAAGTCCCAGGTTGcaacagaagcagctgtctttaTTCATAGTTAACCCCACACCATGCATTCTCCACGCCACAGGagaatgcatagcagtttgatccattcctggttttactaggagtttaataagacatacctgagcaattggatggagataagactcctgttgcaagCACTGATTCCCGGTTTTACTAGGAGCGCGATGAGCCCCAGTGTGtcttggtaacaagctcaggtgtgtctcattaaactcgtagtgaaacctggaatgcatcaaactgctatgggagtcttatttccatccctgatgtgtTGCCCAGCCCTGCAGTCTGGCCCGGTTTGTAACTGTGAGATCCTATGTCATTGCCCAGGAGAAGCGAATGTCCGGCTCCGAGGTGAACCTGATCGCCAGGCAGAAGGAGCTGCTTGTGCAGAAGCTGGAAACCTTCGAAACCACGAACCGGACCCTGCGCCACCTCCTGAGAGAGCAGCACAGCCGCGAGGTAGGAGTGcgacagaacccagaaccagaGCCTGCGCCGGGGCTGGGATTTCCTCTGGGGTCCTCTGGGACTGTATCCATTATCTGCTCAAATTGCAATTCCAATGCTGTTGTGTTCAATTCCAATGGGTTACAATCCTGCTGCATTCATTACAATTATAATTACCATTGCAATACAAAGtaacacaaacaaatacacacattaGCATGTTAACTATAAATAACGAAGTAAtgatcacaggtacaaatacagaaacgtaCTTTATAACTTTGAAAACACAAGAATAATGATCGAATTTGTCTCACTCTCAAGTTTTTTTTACCTACTATTACTGCCTCTCTTATGATTTGACCGTCAGCAGAACCCATAAAACTGATGAGGGCGTTGGTCTAAAGACTGCCTTCCGATCTGAGCAAATCCTAAAGAAACATTTGAGTCTGGCAAGAAAAGCGTTTCAGGTCTTCTGGACTGAGAAGTTTGGTTTAGTTTAACACTGCTGGTGTTGCGACGCTTCAAACTGTATTCTGTCGCTCTGTTTATTAACTTGTGGTTTGCAGACAGATGCAATGAGGCTGGCTGAGCAGAGGGAAGTGCTTCTGAAGAAACTGACCGGGTATGAGGCAGAAAACACTGTGAGTATCCCGTGCAGGGCTGGGTGCTGACATGCGAGGAGAGAAACCGGGCCGTCATGAAGCTAATACCAGActaatagctgttttttttttaccaccagatgttgttttttttttttttccagtctctGCTGATGAAACTGCAGGAGAGGGAGCAGGAGGTTGATCAGCTTCTTATTCAGGTGGAGACTGAAAAGGTAACAAAGAGTTTACTTGGGGGAAAATCTCTTCCGAGGAGAAGTTAAGAAATGGTACAGATTGCGATCAGCACTCCGAACCAATCGATAGCGAAGCTGAGCAGGGTCATTTAATAGTTGTGCTTTCTTCCCCCTGCAGGAGAACGCAAGGACTGCAGGAGAGCTCTCCAAAACCCTGGAGACAACCCGCGCTCACTTGCAAGGGCAGCTCCGCAACAAAGAGTCCGAGAACAACCGACTGAATGTCCAGATCAGGGTAAATATGCCACCTTCTGTCCACCCGGAGAGCTGAGATCACACAAACTCGTTACACCTGTAACCTGACAAGAAGCCGTAACTGAACACAGGGTTGCGGAAGGCTAATGGTTCGGGGGGGAGGGGTGGTGGGTTTTGTACCGTCTCCGAGACCCCTCGTTTCCTCTCTCCTCCCACAGAACCTGGAGCGGACGATGGCTCAGCAGCGCGGGGAGATGGACCACCTGCAGGAGCAGCAGAAGGAGCTGAAGAGACGCGTAGAGGGGGACAAGGAGGCCCTGAAGAGAGCCACGCGCGCCCAGAAACAGCGGGCTGACCGCAGCGATGACACCGCGGGCCAGCTCAGCGCTCAGCTCCTGGAGAAGGTGAGCGAAGCACAGCTGGCTCCTTCAGATCAGTCCCCGTCAGATGAGGGCAGCAGAACGCCGTTGTGGTTTTCCAGGTTCTCTGTCTTTGTAGCCCTGTGTTGGTTGAGACCCCCAGTTTGGTAACCCTGCCCCCCCACTCCCTGCGTGTGTCTCTTGTGTCTGCAGGAGACCCAGCTGGCGGACGCCCTGTCTGCAGcagagagctggaggagctgTCAAAGCCAGGCGCTGAAGGACAGGAATCAGATGGAGATCGAGATCACCGTCATGAACAAGTGAGGGCTGGTCCAGCACGGCTGTTACAATTCCGGTTTGAGAGAGATGATGGTGAAACGTACTTGTGTGTTAAATTGACAGCGATGCTGCTGTGCTCGGGCCCTGCATTTCATTCAgtgtgctcgctctctctctctctctcctctccttctccgcAGTCGAGTTACACACCTGACAGAGCAGCTGCACAGCTCGGAGGACAAGGCGCGAGCCGAGAGGGACGAGCTGCTGGACAGACTGCACCGGCTCACCTCCGAGAACACCTCCTGCAAGCTGGAGAACGAGAGGCTCAGGGTGGGTGCACGGGAACAGCCAGTAAGGGCACTGCGCACCTGCAAATCGAATTGCACACAGTGCTGttactttttaaatgtctttcagTCAGCTTTTGGCTATGTCTAGCATGCTGGGAATATCCACAGTCCATATCTATGTTAGAACAAGGACCTGCAGATTGCAGATGTAAAGGAATGTTTGTTTTCCTCTTCAGGCTAACGTGTCCACTATTGAGGACAAGCTGACCCTCTCCCAGTCTGAGGTCCAGCAGCTGAAGGCATCGGTCAAGCAGTACGGGAGTCTAGTGGACAGCTACAAATCCCAGGTGAGtcactgggggtggggggtattGATTTGTATTGGAGTTTAGTTAGCTTTGTCAAAAAGgcttattttttaaagttaaatacatgcaccctaacctctcctctcctctccgcaGGTGTTGAAGACTCGCTCAGAGGCGGACGAGTACTCCCTGAAGCTGGAGCTGGCAGAGGAGGAGGGCCGGCAGATCCGCGAGGAGCTGAACAAGGAGATCGATCTGGTGAGGAGGCAGCTGCAGGGCCGCATGGCAGAGCTGGAACCCCTGCCCGAGCTGCTCAAACTGACCGAGCTCAAGCTGCAGGAGTCCCAGGAGCAGGTCCAGAGTTGCGACAGGAGGGCTGCCGAGCAGAGCAGCGCGCTCACGGAACTCCGGGTCAAGGTGAGGGGGGAGCGCTTCAGAAACTCAACCAGAGCCCCCTGGGCAGGGCTCAACCCCAGTGCTGACCAGGAACAAAGAAGTGAAAAAAGCCTCCATTCGCTTCCTGATCCCTGGTTCCGGAGAGTAAATAAAGACAGCTGATCCGGACTGGTTTATAATCTCTGGATTTCGATTTATTATGATGAGGAGGATTAttaactggtgtgtgtgtgtgtgtgtgtgtgtgtgtgtgtacacttcTACCTCTGATAAATGAGGTAGAAGCGCGCTGATAAAGAGGGGTTTGCTGTCTTTTTCCTCGGTGCTGCAGGTGGAGCAGCAGGGGAGCCTGGTGGAGAGTGTCCGAGAGAAGAACCTATCCCTGCTGGAGGAGAACAAGCAGCTGCAGCAGAGAGTGGAGAGCCTGGAGAGGTCAGGCATTgctgtgagggagggaggggggattttaatgatctaaacagcggcgGATCTAAACACAGCCGCTCTATGACTCTATATTAATCcagccaagattttttttttttttaatcttttcaatGTGTTGTGAGTGTTCgtaacccctctccctcccccgtaCAGGAAGCTGGAGGAAGCGAACCTTCAGAACAGAGACCTGGTCCAGGTGATCGCCAAGCGAGAGGAGAGCATCCACCAGAACCAGCTGCGTCTGGAGGAGAAGACGCGGGAGTGCAGTGCCATGGCACGACAGCTAGAGGCAGCCATCGACGATGCCAAGCACCAGGTGAAACACTGCTGTCTTTAAACACTGTCCTGGGGGCATGGCTCTGGAGTCCTGTTCTGAGGAGAGGGTTCCACTGTGAAATGTTTTAGTGCTATgtggaatgtttttttgttttaatatagacCGATTCCATTACATAAACTAAGCAGTGCACAGCGAACTCATTCACCATATCTGCTCTGTTGTAAGTGATGCCCTGATGCAGAAGTGTCCTTGAACCCTGGGTTGTTCTGTGTGTTCTCTGTGGACAAGGTGGATCAGAACAGAGACAGGGCAGTGTCCAAGGAGCGAGCGACCCAGGCAAAGGTTCTGGACCTGGAGACTCAGCTGAGCCGGACCAAAACCGAGCTGAACCAGCATCGCAGGTCCAAAGAGGATGTAAGGAGACCCTGTTTATTCTATAAGCGAATACCTTGTGGGTCTGGGGTGTCTTTCATTGTAGAAGAGAGGCTTTTTTAACATTAGAACCCTGTGCTCTCTACTCGGTGTAACATCTTGGCACGTTGGTGGATTTGCCAGACCTTGCAGACAGCATCTGCTTTTTTTAACTCTGGTTTGTTAGAAGTTCAGTTCCATTCTAGCCTGGGTTGATATAGAGGGCAGTTCGGATGCCTTTCTGGTGGTCTTGCGTCGGGGTGCCCAGAGTGTgtttgactgtttgtttgtttgtttgtttgtttgtttgtttgtttctgccaTTGTTGTTCCTCAGGCGGATCGTCGGTTCCAGAGTCGTCTGCAGGATCTGCGTGATCGTCTGGAGCAGTCAGAGAGCACCAATCGCAGCCTGCAGAACTACGTGCATTTCCTCAAGGCTTCCTACGCCAACGTCTTTGGGGATTCAGCGCTAACCTCGTCCACCCTCCGCCCGCCCTCCCCGATCTGAGGGGCTACCCTGCCTCCTGCAGCTCTCTCAGGGGGTAGGGGGGATGCACCCTTCCCCAAAATCACTGAGGGAATCCAGCCATCCATATATATTGTGCTTGTCTTGTAATATCATTTTAGCGTGGCACTCCCACTTAATTTAATTCAACACAAAGAATGCCGAAGAAAtaaaagcagtgtgaaaatgAAATCAACTGAAATTATcttaagataaaaaaataaaaaaattggcaGCAATTTACCAACCGTGCTATCTGATGAACCTCAAATGAGCCCCGTTTTAATACCGTTAATATAAATCACCTGGGGCTTCCATGCTGCATTGTGTTTATGTGCTCGAGGGGGTCAAAGGTTCAAGTTTCTTGTGTTGTACAAATATCGGATTTGTGcctatgtttgtttgtgtgtattttttatataaatatatattgtacataaattgacaattatttgtaaaaaaaaaaaaaaaaaaaattcatgacTGTTGACATTGCTAAATAAATACTCTCCTTTTCAACTGCTGCTGTCTCCTTGCAACCCCTGTGATTTACTTTTCTCTAAACAAAAGACAGACGTCATTTAAGAAAATGCCTGCATTTTAAGAATTCAGTTTTTTAGGTAGTTTTTTAAAAGTGTATGAATCAGGAAAATTCTTagttaaattcaaataaataatcaCAATATGAAGTGTTATGCATTTAAATCTAGACGGAAAACCTAAATGACATGCGTACCAGGTGTTTCTATAGAGACCACTAAAACCTTCCCAGTTTGAGCTCTGGAAGTCTGTTACTGGCTCTGCTCTTAGAATCCAAACTACATACACCCCTTGTTCAAACACGCCTGGCTGGGGAAGTTTTGGAAGCTCGCTTGGGTATATGCTATGCAGG encodes the following:
- the LOC117422126 gene encoding outer dense fiber protein 2-like isoform X2, yielding MRRAMKTRASSPPLHVHVDESTPVHVHVKKSQRTSPSKAAQMKIREAKLKKETGNLRVTAKVKTRIPWIPPGKASVRDAAYNWEGPTHRLEITPVNDDPAPSALRLSDLSTDEEDAVHGRMQQYEKKIDSLMNQVGSLKSQVELRKKEQLLEKRGEQLTASKRVIEEQEEELAEVERENSMLRQSIEKMREETDYSRLEKEHLLYEKDALLKKLVETEMDGAAASKQVSALRETIGALKSEKRMSGSEVNLIARQKELLVQKLETFETTNRTLRHLLREQHSRETDAMRLAEQREVLLKKLTGYEAENTSLLMKLQEREQEVDQLLIQVETEKENARTAGELSKTLETTRAHLQGQLRNKESENNRLNVQIRNLERTMAQQRGEMDHLQEQQKELKRRVEGDKEALKRATRAQKQRADRSDDTAGQLSAQLLEKETQLADALSAAESWRSCQSQALKDRNQMEIEITVMNNRVTHLTEQLHSSEDKARAERDELLDRLHRLTSENTSCKLENERLRANVSTIEDKLTLSQSEVQQLKASVKQYGSLVDSYKSQVLKTRSEADEYSLKLELAEEEGRQIREELNKEIDLVRRQLQGRMAELEPLPELLKLTELKLQESQEQVQSCDRRAAEQSSALTELRVKVEQQGSLVESVREKNLSLLEENKQLQQRVESLERKLEEANLQNRDLVQVIAKREESIHQNQLRLEEKTRECSAMARQLEAAIDDAKHQVDQNRDRAVSKERATQAKVLDLETQLSRTKTELNQHRRSKEDADRRFQSRLQDLRDRLEQSESTNRSLQNYVHFLKASYANVFGDSALTSSTLRPPSPI
- the LOC117422126 gene encoding outer dense fiber protein 2-like isoform X1: MRRAMKTRASSPPLHVHVDESTPVHVHVKKSQRTSPSKAAQMKIREAKLKKETGNLRVTAKVKTRIPWIPPGKASVRDAAYNWEGPTHRLEITPVNDDPAPSALRLSDLSTDEEDAVHGRMQQYEKKIDSLMNQVGSLKSQVELRKKEQLLEKRGEQLTASKRVIEEQEEELAEVERENSMLRQSIEKMREETDYSRYRTPLVLEKEHLLYEKDALLKKLVETEMDGAAASKQVSALRETIGALKSEKRMSGSEVNLIARQKELLVQKLETFETTNRTLRHLLREQHSRETDAMRLAEQREVLLKKLTGYEAENTSLLMKLQEREQEVDQLLIQVETEKENARTAGELSKTLETTRAHLQGQLRNKESENNRLNVQIRNLERTMAQQRGEMDHLQEQQKELKRRVEGDKEALKRATRAQKQRADRSDDTAGQLSAQLLEKETQLADALSAAESWRSCQSQALKDRNQMEIEITVMNNRVTHLTEQLHSSEDKARAERDELLDRLHRLTSENTSCKLENERLRANVSTIEDKLTLSQSEVQQLKASVKQYGSLVDSYKSQVLKTRSEADEYSLKLELAEEEGRQIREELNKEIDLVRRQLQGRMAELEPLPELLKLTELKLQESQEQVQSCDRRAAEQSSALTELRVKVEQQGSLVESVREKNLSLLEENKQLQQRVESLERKLEEANLQNRDLVQVIAKREESIHQNQLRLEEKTRECSAMARQLEAAIDDAKHQVDQNRDRAVSKERATQAKVLDLETQLSRTKTELNQHRRSKEDADRRFQSRLQDLRDRLEQSESTNRSLQNYVHFLKASYANVFGDSALTSSTLRPPSPI
- the LOC117422126 gene encoding outer dense fiber protein 2-like isoform X3; its protein translation is MRRAMKTRASSPPLHVHVDESTPVHVHVKKSQRTSPSKAAQMKIREAKLKKETGNLRVTAKVKTRIPWIPPGKASVRDAAYNWEGPTHRLEITPVNDDPAPSALRLSDLSTDEEDAVHGRMQQYEKKIDSLMNQVGSLKSQVELRKKEQLLEKRGEQLTASKRVIEEQEEELAEVERENSMLRQSIEKMREETDYSRYRTPLVLEKEHLLYEKDALLKKLVETEMDGAAASKQVSALRETIGALKSEKRMSGSEVNLIARQKELLVQKLETFETTNRTLRHLLREQHSRETDAMRLAEQREVLLKKLTGYEAENTSLLMKLQEREQEVDQLLIQVETEKENARTAGELSKTLETTRAHLQGQLRNKESENNRLNVQIRNLERTMAQQRGEMDHLQEQQKELKRRVEGDKEALKRATRAQKQRADRSDDTAGQLSAQLLEKETQLADALSAAESWRSCQSQALKDRNQMEIEITVMNNRVTHLTEQLHSSEDKARAERDELLDRLHRLTSENTSCKLENERLRANVSTIEDKLTLSQSEVQQLKASVKQYGSLVDSYKSQVLKTRSEADEYSLKLELAEEEGRQIREELNKEIDLVRRQLQGRMAELEPLPELLKLTELKLQESQEQVQSCDRRAAEQSSALTELRVKVEQQGSLVESVREKNLSLLEENKQLQQRVESLERKLEEANLQNRDLVQVIAKREESIHQNQLRLEEKTRECSAMARQLEAAIDDAKHQ